The following are from one region of the Nymphaea colorata isolate Beijing-Zhang1983 chromosome 7, ASM883128v2, whole genome shotgun sequence genome:
- the LOC116257685 gene encoding uncharacterized protein At2g29880-like — translation MKEMLNTSGFGYDPINKCIEVDPQVWNDYIEKYPNRKKYRGPKVWRYYDEFAEVYGKSQASGQNAVTLNNVLEAETEPLPCTPVSQTSPSYMQPDSEQSFTQSPLPTTENPTTNTSTRRSKRNRSTNDDMYYNLLNGIAKNVDSLTHTSRGFQYVKCCEILQEMVDTGLLDSHTRLMSLDLLGEGTNSMIFLNIPPEDRLTWLSRRLGDL, via the exons ATGAAGGAAATGTTGAACACAAGTGGGTTTGGCTATGACCCAATTAACAAATGCATTGAGGTCGACCCCCAAGTATGGAACGACTACATTGAg aaatatccaAATAGGAAAAAGTACAGAGGTCCAAAAGTCTGGAGATACTATGATGAGTTCGCCGAGGTATATGGCAAATCTCAAGCAAGTGGGCAAAACGCAGTCACATTAAACAACGTGCTAGAAGCTGAGACTGAACCACTCCCATGTACACCTGTATCTCAGACATCACCTTCGTACATGCAGCCTGATAGTGAACAGTCATTTACACAGTCGCCACTACCTACAACTGAGAATCCGACAACCAATACAAGTACACGTAGGTCAAAACGGAACAGGTCAACCAATGATGACATGTATTACAATTTGTTGAACGGTATAGCTAAAAATGTGGACTCCCTCACACATACTTCTAGAGGGTTTCAATATGTcaaatgttgtgaaattttaCAAGAGATGGTGGACACAGGGCTACTAGATAGTCATACGAGACTGATGAGTCTGGACCTGTTAGGAGAGGGAACCAATTCCATGATCTTTCTCAACATTCCACCTGAAGACCGGCTGACATGGTTGTCGCGTAGACTTGGTGATTTATAG